The Natrinema saccharevitans genome includes the window ACGGCGGTGGCTGCGTCTTCGAACGCGTTGACGTCCATGCTATCGGTCGTCAGGAGGACTCCGGCGTCGCCCTGCAACACTCTGACGACGAAGCCGTCCTCGTGGAACCGGACGGTGAACTCGTAGGGCCCGATCTCCGACCCAGCTCCCTGGTTCGTGACCGCCGTTCGGATCGGACTCTCCGCGAACCCGACCCGCTCGAGTTCGACGAGCTGGGCCTTCGCCGGCTGAGCGTCCGCCGTTGCGTCGTAGAGCCCCTGACGGAGGTACAGGATCTCGAGCGCCGACGGCGTGAAATACACGACGCTCCTGAGAGTGTCGCCGAGGCTGGTGCGGGCGGCGCTGACGATACCGGTCGCCAGGTCGTCGTCGATTTCCGTTCTGCGTACGTCGGGGCTCATCGAACGCGATAGGCGCGGCGTGGTATCAAGCATATCGGTCGTCGCAGTCGCTCTGGGATGTCGCCCGTCGATCGTTTCGAGGACGGACCGATCACGCGGCCGACGAGCGGTCGTCGATCCCCGGCGAACTGCACCCGTTCGCCCCGCTCAGACCGTCTCCCGTCTCAGTCGTCGATCGGAACCGCCCGCTCTTCCCGTTCTTCTCGAGTCAGCAGCGGCGTCCCGTCGGCCTTCGGCCCGAGTCGAGGGCCGAAGGGCGGGTCGTCGGGGTCGATGACGCGGCGCTTCTCGTAGTCGGTCGAGCGCTCGACCGGGACGCGGCCGATCGAGGCGATCATCTCGACGTAGTCCTCGAACGAGCGGAATTCGCCGAAGCCGCCGCCGGCGCGTTTGGTGATCTCCTCCGAGAGGATCGTTCCCATGTAATCGTCGGCCCCACACGAGAGCATCTTCAACCCCTGCTCGTCGCCGTACTTGACCCACGAGGCCTGGATGTGATCGACGTTATCGAGGAACAGCCGCGAGACGGCGATCAGCAGTTCGTCCTCGTCGATACTGGCCCCGCCCGAGACCACGTCGTGTTCGTAAAGCGGCGTGTTCTGGTGGATGAACGAGAGCGGGACGAACTCCGTGATGTTGCCGGTCCGATCCTGCAAGTCCCGGATCCGTTTTAAGTGCATTGCGCGGTGGGCCTCGTTCTCGACGTGGCCGTACATGATCGTCGCCGTCATCCCCAGGCCGACGTTCGCGGCGGCCTCCATCGCCTCGAGCCACCCCTCCGTGCTGATCTTGCCGGGGCAGATGACCTCGCGGACCTCCTCGACGAGGATCTCGGCGGCGGTACCGGGAACGGTGTCGAGTCCCGCGTCCCGCAGTCGGCGGTAGACCTCCTCGTAGGACCAGTCGGTGCCCCGCCGGGCGTGGTAGGCCTCCTCCGGCGTCATCGAGTGGACGTGGACGCCGTCGACGCTCATCGCCGAGAGCTGGGCCGCGTAGGTTCCGGGGCTGGTGTCGTAGCGTTCAGGGGGTTTGTAGTTGACTTCCTTGGGATTGGGATGGGCGCCGAGGATCTCCCGATGTTCGTCGTCGAGCGCGAACGCGGGGTGCAGGCCCGAGACCGAGGTCACTTCGTAGATGCCCCGCTCGACGGCGTCGGCGACGATCTCGCGGGATTCGGCGGGCGTCTTCGTGAAGCCGGCCGTCTCGATCTCCGTGTCGCTCTCGAAGGTGTGGGCGGCGTCTTTGAAGTTGCAGAACAGACAGCCCACGTTACAGGCCGTCGTGACGTTGTTGTTCAGGTTCGCGATAAAGGTGACCTCCTCGCCGACCTGTTCGGCGCGGCGGCGGTCGGCCGCCTCGAGGACGCGTTCCTTGCGTCGTCGGTCGATGCCGT containing:
- a CDS encoding DUF7522 family protein, yielding MSPDVRRTEIDDDLATGIVSAARTSLGDTLRSVVYFTPSALEILYLRQGLYDATADAQPAKAQLVELERVGFAESPIRTAVTNQGAGSEIGPYEFTVRFHEDGFVVRVLQGDAGVLLTTDSMDVNAFEDAATAVRRLLRDA
- the cofH gene encoding 7,8-didemethyl-8-hydroxy-5-deazariboflavin synthase subunit CofH — protein: MERPVTEADLAFEHVPETDQSFENALTKALDGDRLDVDDAIELLTTGTDSDGIDRRRKERVLEAADRRRAEQVGEEVTFIANLNNNVTTACNVGCLFCNFKDAAHTFESDTEIETAGFTKTPAESREIVADAVERGIYEVTSVSGLHPAFALDDEHREILGAHPNPKEVNYKPPERYDTSPGTYAAQLSAMSVDGVHVHSMTPEEAYHARRGTDWSYEEVYRRLRDAGLDTVPGTAAEILVEEVREVICPGKISTEGWLEAMEAAANVGLGMTATIMYGHVENEAHRAMHLKRIRDLQDRTGNITEFVPLSFIHQNTPLYEHDVVSGGASIDEDELLIAVSRLFLDNVDHIQASWVKYGDEQGLKMLSCGADDYMGTILSEEITKRAGGGFGEFRSFEDYVEMIASIGRVPVERSTDYEKRRVIDPDDPPFGPRLGPKADGTPLLTREEREERAVPIDD